Part of the Anoplopoma fimbria isolate UVic2021 breed Golden Eagle Sablefish chromosome 4, Afim_UVic_2022, whole genome shotgun sequence genome, TTCGTAAAACGGcttagttttgtattttttgtggtGGAAGCACATTACGAAATATGTTGAACAGCAGCAGCTAGAACAAGTCATATGTcagtaatttattcatttactttttctaaCTTTCAATCATCAATATATTAGTGTCTCTCTTTCCAGTTCAAGCATTGTTCTCTGATTTATTTACTCTTCAACTACATGGCTTCTTTCTCTGTTATCAGTATTTTGGTTTGGCCTTAAACAAATATGCTGCTCCACGTAATCGATCATCACACCTTTTTTTGTGTatcttttaagaaaaaacactaaCTCATGTGGCTTGGATAGTAAAGAGTCCACTGTTGTCTGTAAAAGGAACGCAGGATGTCGCTCGAGACCACACATCCCATCGTGTTTATTAATGACCTAAAACTCCTCCTCCGCTGTCTGTGAAATAAGGAACAGCCGGTATGTTTCGTGGGGGCTGGGTTAGTTAACCACGTCGTCTTGAAAGATGGTCCACGAATGAGGAGAGCTTGGCTGTCTTGTGGATATTTTCTCGTTTTCGTGGATGGATGACGTCTGATTTTCTGATTAATTTCCTCTAAACATAAGGATGGGTCGTCAACAGTTTAGAGAGGCCGAATGGATGCTGTGCGCCATTCTTCTTTGTTTATCTGACTGGTCTGCAGCTCAGATTTCCTACTCGGTTTCTGAGGAGGTGGACAAAGGCACAGCGGTGGGGAATCTCGCTAAGgatttaaacattcaaacacagcaACTGGAAGAACGGGGATTTCGGATTGTATCGGGATACAGTAAGAAATATTTCGAGGCAAATTTAAAAACGGGGGTTTTGGTTGTTAACGACAGGATAGACCGTGAAGAGCTGTGTCCGAATTTACCGAAGTGCTCCTTAAATATAGAGGGACTATTAAGCCATCCCATGAATATTTTCCGCATTGAGGTCAGTATTGTTGACATCAATGATAATGCGCCATCATTCCTCGAGCAAACCCATGTGTTTAATATCTCCGAGTCCTCCTCCGCGGGAGAGAGGTATCCGCTCCCAATAGCTCAGGATGAAGACACTGGCAGTAATTCAGTGAAAACCTACAAGTTAAGTCCGAACGAGCATTTCTCCATAGATGTGAGTAGCGGAGGGGACAGTGCGTCCGCTGAGTTGGTGCTGCAGAAAGCTTTAGACCGAGAGAAGCAGCCCGCTGTTAAATTAACATTAACCGCTGTAGACGGAGGGAAACCCGCGAGGTCTGGCACTATGCAGATTCACGTGAATGTGATAGATGTTAATGATAACACGCCTTCGTTTAGCAAGCCGCTCTATAAAGTAAGAGTCAGCGAAAATACACCTATAGGTACAACAGTACTGAAACTAAATGCAACCGATTTAGACGAAGGTTTAATTCAGACATCAAATATGCTTTGATGAAAAGTGGAAATGTGAACTCTCCTGACAAATTCATTATTAGTCCTGAAAGCGGTGAAATCACAGTGAATGCACATTTGGATTACGAGGAAAGCAATGCATATGAATTACGAGTACGAGCAACAGACCAGGGTGCTTCCCCTCGCAGCGGTTATTCTAAAGTACTGGTAGAGGTTGTCGATGTCAACGACAATGCACCGGAAATCTCTGTAACCTCACTAATGAGTCCAGTAAAGGAAAGTGCTGAAATTGGAACAGTGGTTGCATTGGTGACTGTGACtgataaagatggagggaaaaaCGGCCTTACCACTTGTAGAATTAAAGACTCGGTCCCTTTTAAATTAACGTCGAATTACAAAAACTATTACTCTCTGATAGTTGACGGTCTCCTTGACAGAGAGATTGTAACATATTACAACGTAACCATTACTGCTACGGATGAAGGTAGCCCGCCCCTTTCTAGCACTGCTGTAATCAGTGTGCACATTTCTGATATTAACGACAACGCGCCTCATTTTACCGAAGCCACTGTAAATATTTACGTGAAAGAGAATAGTAATGTTGGAGATATTATAACAAGAATAACTGCACAAGATGCAGATGCAAACGAAAATGCAAAATTGACCTATTCATTGATGGATAATAGTCCGAAAAGTTTTCCAATTTCAACAGTCGTAAACATCAACTCAGAGACTGGAGACATAGTCAGCCTGCAGTCTTTTAACTACGAGGAGTTGAAAACGTTTCAGTTTAAAGTTCAGGCCACAGACTCTGGTGTTCCTCCGCTCAGCAGCAACGTGACTGTGAACGTTTTAATCCTGGATGAGAATGACAACAGTCCCACGATTCTCGCGCCCTATTCTGAGCACGGCTCCGTTAACAGTGAGACCATCCCCTATTCTGCTGAAGCGGGATACTTTGTGGCAAAGATCAGGGCTGTAGACGCAGACTCTGGATACAATGCGCTGCTTTCCTATCACCTCTCTGAGCCCAAAGGAAACAACCTCTTCCGGATCGGAACCAGCACCGGAGAGATCAGGACTAAGAGGAGAATGAGTGACAATGACCTGAAAACTCACCCCTTGGTGGTGTTGGTTTCTGATAACGGAGAACCCTCCCTGTCAGCTACTGTGTCTATTGAAGTGGTGGTGGTTGAAAGCACAGCTGACATCCAGACTCAGTTCAGACATGTGCCCATAAAGGAGGACAGCTTCTCTGATTTAAACCTGTATCTGCTGATCTCCATTGTGTCGGTGTCGGTGATCTTTCTGCTGACCCTCATCAGTTTAATAGCTGTCAAATGCCACAGGACAGACGGCAGTTTCAGCAGGTACAGCGCCCCAATGATCACCACCCACCCTGACGGGAGCTGGTCTTACTCTAAGGCTACTCAGCAGTATGACGTGTGCTTCAGCTCAGACACACTGAAGAGTGACGTAGTGGTTTTCCCCGCACAGTTTCCGCCTGTAGATGGTGAGCTGATCAGTATTAACGGAGGAGACACTTTTACCAGAACGCAGACTTTACCTACTAACGACAAGGTAAGAAGAAACGCAACCAATttaatctaaatatttttttggtcaGTATTCATTCTTAAATCCATTTTTATGCCATCGAGTAAAAAAGGTGAGCTGTAGAACTGTGTGGCTCACTGCTAGTTTCTTTGGATATTAAAATCGTTGTTTAGttgtgaaatatataaaagaaaaaggactgaCAAATGATATGAATGCAATTGTTGCTATTGTGAGCTGATCAGTATTAACGGAGGAGACACTTTTACCAGAACTCAGACTTTACCCAACACAGACAAGGTATGTGTTCTTCAGTTTTCAATCGCAATgatttgtatattttgtctaATGATTTTAGTGTATTTCTGCATACAAAGGtcaacaaaaagaacaaagtaaTACAAGTGGTAGTAATAAATCGCACGGTGACATACGCCTTCCATTGTTCACGTGAGCATATATTGTAGTTCCATCAGTTCTGGAATTCAGCTCCCAATTTTGTAAGACCTGAATGACAGAGCACCTATACTTAGATTTGTTATGGTTTAAGATCCTGAGATGGCGGTTTTAAGCAGGTTTAGTGACGGCTCCAAACAGCTCATCATTTCACCGAATCAGTGCAGTTCATAGGCTGAATGTGCTGTCCATTCAGCTCTCCGTGGTGCTGACATTTCAACCTTTAGATTATGTAAACTCTCTGGATAGTTCTATCCTTAAACCATCTACAACACGTATCTCATTCGTCATTTGTACTCATTAAGGATTTATTGGGTGACTGATAAACTAATTAtatcaagtacattttttatattatatacatattgcctgaaaattaaatttgtattgtttttaaatacgTCACATGGCTGGGCCCTTGTTGTACCATTGAATCGCTCCTTAAATTTACAAATTTACATTGGGAAAAGTACATGATTAGGACAAATTAACttcaattttgttttcataaactgAAGTCAATTTGTAttccaaatatttaaatatcctATATTTTATAATACTAAACATATTGGGATAAGAGTTACTCCTGTTGGCATATCTGTCATTTACCACACGATGTCGCTGGAGACCATAGATATGATTGttataatatatgtaaaacTCCTCCCTGCACGGGAAACCTTAAACCGTGATTGGCCATAAGTAAAGTGCGACACTGGTATTGCACAACTGGGAGAAGGGCTGTTGCTCTTTCGAGAATCGTGTTCATGACGGATATATACTCACACTGGAAAGACGGGATAAGCGGGATTCAGTGATTATCGTTTCACGATGGGTAGCGAGGAATACGTCTGGATTCATGTCGTTGCACTGCTGTGTCTTTGTGACTGGTCTGCCTCGCAATTATCTTACTCCGTTTCTGAAGAGGTGAACACAGGCACCGTGGTCGGGAATATCGCAAAGGATCTGAGCTTGAATGTACAGGATCTAGAAAGCAGGGATCTACGTATTGTTTCCAGTTACAGTAAGACATATTTCAACGTGAATTTGCGGACCGGGAACCTCTTTGTTGACGAGAGGATTGACAGAGAGGAGCTTTGTCCGAACACGGCACAATGTTTGCTGAGTATACAGGCTGTGTTACGCAATCCTATGAATGTACACCGTATCGAGGTCAGCGTTTTGGACATAAATGATAACTCGCCTGAATTCATTGAACAGTCGTATTCGTTAAACATTTCCGAATCAATGTCACCGGGGGAACGATATCTTCTCCCAGTAGCAGAAGATGCAGACTTAGGCAGTAACTCAGTGAAGAGCTACAAGCTGAGCCAAAATGAGTATTTCTCGCTTGATGTGCAGAGTGGAGGAGAACACGGTGCGTCTGCTGAGCTAGTGCTGCAGAAAGCGTTAGATCGAGAGAAACAGCCGGTGATCACACTGCTCTTGACGGCTGTAGACGGAGGTAAACCCGCTAGATCTGGTACATTGCatattaatgtaaatgttatagATGCCAATGATAATACACCAATTTTCAGCAGATCGCTATATAAAGTACTTGTACCCGAAAATACTGCACATGGAACAGAGATAATAAATTTAAATGCAACAGATTTAGACGAGGGCATGAACAGTAAGATCCTTTATTCTCTGTTCAAACGAGGAAATATTGATCTGTCAAACATTTTTGATCTGAACCCAGAAACAGGAGAAATCACAGTGAAGGGAACATTAGATTATGAGGAGACGCCTGCTTATGAAGTTAGAGTTCAAGCTACTGACCAAGGCACCTCCCCTCGCAGTGCGCATGCTAAACTACTGATAGAAATAATTGATGTGAATGACAATGCTCCAGAAATATCTGTGACGTCACTCATGACCCCAGTAAAAGAAGATGCAGAGCTCGGGACAATCGTTGCTTTGGTTACAGTGAGTGATACAGATGGAGGAAACAATGGCGTGACTAATTGTAAGGTAGTTGGCTCTGTTCCGTTTAAACTGAATTCCAACTACAACAATGACTATTCATTAGTAGTAGATGGACCACTGGACAGAGAAAACACTTCTCTGTACAATGTCACTATTACAGCCACGGATGGAGGAAGTCCCCCTCTGTCCAGTATCAGGGTCATTACTGTTCATGTCTCTGATGTCAATGATAATGCACCTCAATTTATGGAGCCTGTGATTAATGTTtatgtgaaagaaaatagtCCAGTGGGCTCCATTATTTATACAATAACTGCATTTGATCCTGATCTGAACAGTAATTCAAAACTGACTTACAAGTTGTTGGATAGTtccccaaaaaatattcaaataccaACAATTTTAAACATCAACTCAGAGACTGGAGACATAGTCAGTCTGCAGTCTTTTAACTACGAGgagttgaaaacatttcagtttaaagTTCAGGCCACAGACTCTGGTGTTCCTCCGCTCAGCAGCAACGTGACTGTGAACGTTTTAATCCTGGATGAGAATGACAACAGTCCCTCGATTCTCGCGCCCTATTCTGAGCACGGCTCCGTTAACAGTGAGACCATCCCCTATTCTGCTGAAGCGGGATACTTTGTGGCAAAGATCAGGGCTGTAGACGCAGACTCTGGATACAATGCGCTGCTTTCCTATCACCTCTCTGAGCCCAAAGGAAACAACCTCTTCCGGATCGGAACCAGCACCGGAGAGATCAGGACCAAGAGGAGAATGAGTGACAATGACCTGAAAACTCACCCCTTGGTGGTGTTGGTTTCTGATAACGGAGAACCCTCCCTGTCAGCTACTGTGTCTATTGAAGTGGTGGTGGTTGAAAGCACAGCTGACATCCAGACTCAGTTCAGAAAAAGGAGGGACATAAAGGAGGACAGCTTCTTTGATTTAAACCTGTATCTGCTGATCTCCATTGTGTCGGTGTCGGTGATCTTTCTGCTGACCCTCATCAGTTTAATAGCTGTCAAATGCCACAGGACAGACGGCAGTTTCAGCAGGTACAGCGCCCCAATGATCACCACCCACCCTGACGGGAGCTGGTCTTACTCTAAGGCTACTCAGCAGTATGACGTGTGCTTCAGCTCAGACACACTGAAGAGTGACGTAGTGGTTTTCCCCGCACAGTTTCCACCTGTAGATGGTGAGCTGATCAGTATTAACGGAGGAGACACTTTTACCAGAACTCAGACTTTACCCAACACAGATAAGGTAAGATATACTTTGAATTTGACGTTTCAATAATAGATTGGGGATCAAAACAActtcattttatattaaaatgtactaTTTGACATTGTATGACTCATGTACTGTGTGATATCACGTTTTATGCAATCATAGACAAATATGAAGTCAATGAAAGTGCCAGCTCGGCAAAAACACTGACTTCTCCTTTTTTCATAAGTTCATAAACAACTATAGTTTCACTTTTCATGACTGCACGATCAAACTTTATGGAAGCTGTTGTATTCCGTTGAGATCAAGTTACTTCACTCAAAACAACATTAGCAAAATAACCTGTCCTGCAagaatttgttcatttttgcttGCACTCGTGTTCAAGGTACTCAtctcacagcacacacacaaaaaaaaaatagtttaggGTACTATTTTACACAACATCTTGGACTAAGCATTGGAATGGCCAAGTTGTTAGCTTACGTCTTATCAGGCAATGTCgaaaagtaaagaataaatCGTTTGTAAATCCCTGACAATATCTCATGTATTGAGATTCACTTAGAAGGATTTAGTTTGAGTTCAAACAGCGCTGACCATGGTGCAAGTTTTCGCAACCTTAATCTTCAACGCAATTGTGCCGCCAACCTCTTTAATGCCCCTAGGGAAGTTCTCAATAAGGACAACCTAAGCAGCTCGTTACTCATACCGACACAGCTTCGCCATTGTGCTTAACTAAACGATCTTTGGCATCACTCCCATTCTActctgatatttttttcaacactcAACAGAAAATAGTTCTTACGAAATgaacatgttgtgaaatggctgtcTCGGTGGTGCTGAAGTAGGACTTGTAATATATGCTTTCTGCGCTGTTGTACTATGAAACAGCCCATTTTTCTGTATcattattaactttttttcagtaaaatgactttatattgtatttaaatcCTACGAATAATATTTTAactagtgtttgtttttctgagtcATTATAGCATTTGAACTCTGCGGTGGCTTATCTGGCCTTGGGCATTTCCATCAATGGATGGTTGTTGCAGACTcaacatttaatgaaatgtttaaactaaacatttgtaatttaacGTGTATACTTGATACATTTTGTTAACTAATGGTTAATGATTTGCGGCCAATCACCATGCGGTGTAGGGCTGTATATTGATCCCATAAGAACATTTTCATTAGAATTGACCAAGCATGAATCGAATTTATCCATCATTCACCAGATGATGTCGCTGGAGACCGTGGATCAAAATGTCCCTGTCTATCTAAAACTCCTCCTCCGTTGATGGTGAAAATAAAATCGTCATCGGTCATTATGAACTCGGCACTCGATGGTGTTGTGACGAGATAGGCTGGAGCTTAAACGGAGCAATTTGCTTTTGAAGGAATTATTGAAACAAAGGATTAATGATTAACTATGTTCAGCTCTTTCATTGCACCAAGGATGTATGTGCGACGACGAAGGGAACACGCCTGGATTTGTATTGTTGCACTGCTTTGTCTTTGTGACTGGTCCGTCTCTCAGATATCTTACTCAATTTCCGAGGAGGTGAACAAAGGCACCGTGGTTGGGAACATCGCAAAGGATTTGAACCTCAATATGCAAGATATAGAAAACAGGGACCTGCAAATCGTATCGGGTTACGAGAAGAAATATTTTGATGTGGATTTGCGCACCGGGAACCTCTTTGCTGACGACAGAATAGACAGAGAATTGTTTTGTCCAAATGCGGTAAAATGTATCTTGAAATTACAGGCCGTTCTGAAAAATCCAATGAGTGCAGAGCGTATTGAAGTAAATGTTTTAGATATAAATGATAACTCGCCTGTATTCATTGATTTATCACATTTACTTAATATATCAGAATCGTTGTCACCGGGAGAGCGATATCTACTACCAATAGCAGAAGATGCGGACATAGGAAGCAACACAGTAAAGACTTACAAGCTGAGCCAGAATGAGTATTTCTCGCTTGATGTGCAGAGTGGAGGAGAACACGGTGCGTCTGCTGAGCTAGTGCTGCAGAAAGCGTTAGATCGAGAGAAACAGCCGGTGATCACACTGCTCTTGACGGCTGTAGACGGAGGTAAACCCGCTAGATCTGGTACATTGCAGttaattgttaatgttttagaCGTAAATGACAATACACCCACTTTCAGTAAATCTCTTTATAAGGCGCGTGTTGATGAAAATGCTTATCCGGGACAACTAGTGATTAAGTTAAATGCAACAGATTTAGACGAGGGCATAAACAGCAAGATCATGTACTCGTTTATCAAACGCGGAAATATTGATCCATCAAACATTTTTGATCTGAACTCAGAAACAGGAGAAATCACAGTGAAGGGAACATTAGATTATGAAGAGACGCCTGCTTATGAAGTTAGAGTTCAAGCAACTGATCAAGGAGCATCTCCTCGCAGTGCGCATGCGAAACTACTGATAGAGATAATCGATGTGAATGACAATGCCCCAGAAATATCTGTGACGTCACTCATGACCccagtaaaagaaaatgcagagcTCGGGACAATCGTTGCTTTGGTTACAGTGAgtgatgaagatggaggaaaCAATGGCGTGACTAATTGTAAGGTAGTTGGCTCTGTTCCGTTTAAACTGAAGTCCAACTACAACAATGACTATTCATTAGTAGTAGATGGACCACTGGACAGAGAAAACACTTCTCTGTACAATGTCACTATTACAGCCACAGATGGAGGAAGTCCCCCTCTGTCCAGTATCAGGGTCATTACTGTTCATGTCTCTGATGTCAATGATAATGCACCTCAATTTATGGAGCCTGTGATTCATGTTtatgtgaaagaaaatagtCCAGTCGGCTCCATTATTTATACAATAACTGCATTTGATCCTGATCTGAACAGTAATTCAAAACTGACTTACAAATTGTTAgatagtttgaaaaaaaatattcaaataccaACAATTTTAAACATCAACTCAGAGACTGGAGACATAGTCAGCCTGCAGTCTTTTAACTACGAGGAGTTGAAAACGTTTCAGTTTAAAGTTCAGGCCACAGACTCTGGTGTTCCTCCGCTCAGCAGCAACGTGACTGTGAACGTTTTAATCCTGGATGAGAATGACAACAGTCCCACGATTCTCGCGCCCTATTCTGAGCACGGCTCCGTTAACAGTGAGACCATCCCCTATTCTGCTGAAGCGGGATACTTTGTGGCAAAGATCAGGGCTGTAGACGCAGACTCTGGATACAATGCGCTGCTTTCTTATCACCTCTCTGAGCCCAAAGGAAACAACCTCTTCCGGATCGGAACCAGCACCGGAGAGATCAGGACTAAGAGGAGAATGAGTGACAATGACCTGAAAACTCACCCCTTGGTGGTGTTGGTTTCTGATAACGGAGAACCCTCCCTGTCAGCTACTGTGTCTATTGAAGTGGTGGTGGTTGAAAGCACAGCTGACATCCAGACTCAGTTCAGACATGTGCCCATAAAGGAGGACAGCTTCTCTGATTTAAACCTGTATCTGCTGATCTCCATTGTGTCGGTGTCGGTGATCTTTCTGCTGACCCTCATCAGTTTAATAGCTGTCAAATGCCACAGGACAGACGGCAGTTTCAGCAGGTACAGCGCCCCAATGATCACCACCCACCCTGACGGGAGCTGGTCTTACTCTAAGGCTACTCAGCAGTATGACGTGTGCTTCAGCTCAGACACACTGAAGAGTGACGTAGTGGTTTTCCCCGCACAGTTTCCACCTGTAGATGGTGAGCTGATCAGTATTAACGGAGGAGACACTTTTACCCGGACTCAGACCTTACCTACTAAAGACAAGGTAGGCCAACTGTGCTGAATGCTTGTAGAACATAACAATTCTATCATACAAATGTAATGTCATTAGATGGCAGCTTATGAGTCTCATGATttacatcattttataataaaataataatttatagaaTGTAAATCAAGAATCTTAAATCTCTAAATGTATTAAGTGTGTTGAAACAGCAACTAACAAAACGTCTTACAAGA contains:
- the LOC129090474 gene encoding protocadherin alpha-2-like, with translation MYVRRRREHAWICIVALLCLCDWSVSQISYSISEEVNKGTVVGNIAKDLNLNMQDIENRDLQIVSGYEKKYFDVDLRTGNLFADDRIDRELFCPNAVKCILKLQAVLKNPMSAERIEVNVLDINDNSPVFIDLSHLLNISESLSPGERYLLPIAEDADIGSNTVKTYKLSQNEYFSLDVQSGGEHGASAELVLQKALDREKQPVITLLLTAVDGGKPARSGTLQLIVNVLDVNDNTPTFSKSLYKARVDENAYPGQLVIKLNATDLDEGINSKIMYSFIKRGNIDPSNIFDLNSETGEITVKGTLDYEETPAYEVRVQATDQGASPRSAHAKLLIEIIDVNDNAPEISVTSLMTPVKENAELGTIVALVTVSDEDGGNNGVTNCKVVGSVPFKLKSNYNNDYSLVVDGPLDRENTSLYNVTITATDGGSPPLSSIRVITVHVSDVNDNAPQFMEPVIHVYVKENSPVGSIIYTITAFDPDLNSNSKLTYKLLDSLKKNIQIPTILNINSETGDIVSLQSFNYEELKTFQFKVQATDSGVPPLSSNVTVNVLILDENDNSPTILAPYSEHGSVNSETIPYSAEAGYFVAKIRAVDADSGYNALLSYHLSEPKGNNLFRIGTSTGEIRTKRRMSDNDLKTHPLVVLVSDNGEPSLSATVSIEVVVVESTADIQTQFRHVPIKEDSFSDLNLYLLISIVSVSVIFLLTLISLIAVKCHRTDGSFSRYSAPMITTHPDGSWSYSKATQQYDVCFSSDTLKSDVVVFPAQFPPVDGELISINGGDTFTRTQTLPTKDKVGQLC
- the LOC129089706 gene encoding protocadherin alpha-2-like isoform X6; amino-acid sequence: MGSEEYVWIHVVALLCLCDWSASQLSYSVSEEVNTGTVVGNIAKDLSLNVQDLESRDLRIVSSYSKTYFNVNLRTGNLFVDERIDREELCPNTAQCLLSIQAVLRNPMNVHRIEVSVLDINDNSPEFIEQSYSLNISESMSPGERYLLPVAEDADLGSNSVKSYKLSQNEYFSLDVQSGGEHGASAELVLQKALDREKQPVITLLLTAVDGGKPARSGTLHINVNVIDANDNTPIFSRSLYKVLVPENTAHGTEIINLNATDLDEGMNSKILYSLFKRGNIDLSNIFDLNPETGEITVKGTLDYEETPAYEVRVQATDQGTSPRSAHAKLLIEIIDVNDNAPEISVTSLMTPVKEDAELGTIVALVTVSDTDGGNNGVTNCKVVGSVPFKLNSNYNNDYSLVVDGPLDRENTSLYNVTITATDGGSPPLSSIRVITVHVSDVNDNAPQFMEPVINVYVKENSPVGSIIYTITAFDPDLNSNSKLTYKLLDSSPKNIQIPTILNINSETGDIVSLQSFNYEELKTFQFKVQATDSGVPPLSSNVTVNVLILDENDNSPSILAPYSEHGSVNSETIPYSAEAGYFVAKIRAVDADSGYNALLSYHLSEPKGNNLFRIGTSTGEIRTKRRMSDNDLKTHPLVVLVSDNGEPSLSATVSIEVVVVESTADIQTQFRKRRDIKEDSFFDLNLYLLISIVSVSVIFLLTLISLIAVKCHRTDGSFSRYSAPMITTHPDGSWSYSKATQQYDVCFSSDTLKSDVVVFPAQFPPVDGELISINGGDTFTRTQTLPNTDKPKGPGADWRYSASLRAGGVMQSSVHMEESSVMQGAQGVLVQNWPTASSAADAEGGEVSPPMGAGVDSNSWHFRYGPGGPGAPPQHLKPGDVPPEAFIIPGSPAIISIRQNQGGEDDKSDFITFGKKEEAKKKKKKKKEKKDKKDKGKDDGDE